The Spirochaeta isovalerica genome includes a window with the following:
- a CDS encoding isochorismatase family protein, translating to MTVFYRIISGTELKEILDGKKIDRLVLAGLASSGCYGATVREAYRLGYQTIVASDAHADQIRGKADDLNNQLAKYENLLIMKTEEISFSKR from the coding sequence ATTACTGTTTTCTATCGTATTATTTCCGGCACAGAGCTGAAAGAAATTCTCGACGGAAAAAAAATCGACCGCTTGGTTCTTGCGGGACTGGCCTCCTCGGGCTGTTACGGCGCTACGGTGAGAGAAGCCTACCGTCTCGGCTATCAAACCATAGTTGCCTCTGACGCTCATGCCGATCAGATTCGGGGTAAAGCCGATGATCTGAATAATCAGTTGGCAAAATATGAGAATCTGCTGATAATGAAAACCGAAGAGATAAGTTTTTCAAAAAGATAG
- a CDS encoding GGDEF domain-containing protein, which translates to MQFPDIKTLGLVAMIISFLISGGLFRFAFGNRRFISIRLFAYGDLLLLAGLLLSSFKPVIPDVISLAGSNGLILLAFVFFISGTTSFLRILFPLQWLHWFLLALIAGALVYITMFDMPALPAIILINSFILGESVYGALLFIRDGRKGLSSQKNSMASGFTVIALYALLRIVMAILEQKTGRLIDPDLLFAVYFIVLIFFLINSGFSLIWIAGAVLEEDLDRRARLDPLTGALNRRAFLDELNREIARSKRQSLTFSLIMGDIDHFKEINDRNGHLAGDSVLMAFKALVEQNLRINDVLSRYGEEEFMILLPDTEKKNAVETAERIRKIVEINNHPFNGQDIRFTVSFGVTSFDMDAQNKDELLENTDIALYEAKAKGRNRVEFK; encoded by the coding sequence ATGCAATTTCCCGATATTAAAACCCTGGGTCTCGTGGCCATGATTATTTCTTTTCTTATCTCGGGCGGTTTGTTCCGGTTCGCTTTCGGCAATCGCCGGTTTATAAGTATCCGCTTATTCGCTTACGGAGACCTCCTGCTGCTGGCCGGGCTTCTTCTCTCTTCTTTCAAACCGGTCATTCCCGACGTCATTTCTCTGGCGGGAAGCAACGGATTGATACTTCTCGCTTTTGTATTCTTCATTTCAGGAACGACTTCATTTCTGCGGATTCTTTTTCCCCTTCAATGGCTGCACTGGTTTCTGCTCGCATTGATTGCGGGCGCCCTGGTTTATATAACAATGTTTGACATGCCGGCGCTCCCGGCTATCATTCTTATAAATTCTTTTATCCTGGGAGAATCGGTCTACGGTGCCCTCCTCTTCATCCGCGACGGCCGAAAAGGGCTTTCAAGCCAGAAAAACAGTATGGCCTCAGGCTTTACTGTCATAGCCCTGTATGCCCTGCTAAGAATTGTAATGGCTATTCTGGAACAGAAGACGGGAAGACTCATTGATCCCGATCTTCTTTTCGCCGTCTATTTTATTGTTCTCATTTTCTTCCTCATCAATTCGGGTTTTTCTCTCATATGGATCGCCGGTGCTGTTCTGGAAGAGGATCTGGACAGACGGGCGCGCCTCGATCCGCTCACCGGAGCTTTAAACCGCAGAGCCTTTCTCGATGAATTGAATCGCGAGATCGCCCGCTCCAAGCGGCAGAGTCTTACCTTTTCTCTGATAATGGGAGATATCGATCACTTTAAGGAGATCAATGATCGGAACGGTCATCTGGCCGGTGATTCGGTGCTTATGGCTTTCAAGGCACTTGTTGAGCAGAATCTGAGAATCAATGATGTTCTTTCGCGGTACGGAGAGGAGGAGTTCATGATCCTGCTTCCCGACACGGAGAAAAAGAACGCCGTTGAAACAGCCGAACGGATCAGAAAAATAGTCGAAATAAACAATCATCCCTTCAATGGTCAGGATATACGGTTTACAGTCAGTTTCGGGGTGACGTCTTTCGATATGGATGCTCAGAACAAAGATGAATTACTGGAAAACACCGATATCGCTCTCTATGAAGCCAAAGCGAAAGGACGCAACAGGGTAGAATTCAAATAA
- a CDS encoding methyl-accepting chemotaxis protein: MRLSLGLKIGSSLILILLVFIISSFLIMKGVIGLRDGMDESLNKSEQMNMLYRYNNMTTRVLLSARNLIIAPESVKTDQFRSQFDSLKSEIHTLMSEFLDLQESADDRNSAIRIFGGSSDLIELIENSLVTPLQNGETVNFGLVSDALDQRAAVLTDIDKQIEKLEQERIAIADRTRLLAGREVRNALISISAAVLLVFSLSLILIRIIVTPVKRTARRLRKIAEGEGDLTSLLTVTSRDELGDLAGHFNSFLERLKGIVLNIKDGAEVNLELEKQLVSSGDRTVESINHIRESLDSITGQIDQFSRTIDGSITVVRQISANITSLNTQAAEQSAMAEESSAAVTQMIASMENVALITEKKKDAAAYLTDNALKGREMLDETVGAVEEIYSNIDDISAMTDIISGIASQTNLLSMNAAIEAAHAGDAGKGFAVVADEIRKLAETTGENSTEIAKVLQKVIEKIKSAVDMSGKTQSAFETIEREISDVISALDEISTSTHELKSGGGQILEAMTVLRDSSVSVKNSVDDIDKGSDEMEESMGSVRHLSDLVIQEIEGIGTGMESIKAAADEVRTISSKMSESVSVMAEEVNKFKT; the protein is encoded by the coding sequence ATGAGATTGAGTCTTGGTTTAAAAATCGGCTCCTCACTGATTCTCATCCTTCTCGTTTTTATCATTTCATCCTTTCTGATTATGAAAGGTGTGATAGGTTTGCGGGACGGAATGGATGAGAGCCTCAACAAGAGCGAACAGATGAATATGCTTTATCGCTATAATAATATGACGACCAGAGTTCTGCTCTCGGCCCGGAATCTGATTATTGCTCCCGAATCTGTTAAAACAGATCAATTCCGAAGTCAGTTCGATTCTTTGAAAAGCGAGATCCACACCCTCATGTCGGAATTTCTTGATTTGCAGGAATCGGCAGATGACCGGAACAGCGCTATCAGAATTTTCGGAGGATCGTCGGATCTGATCGAGCTTATAGAGAATTCTCTCGTCACTCCTTTGCAGAATGGGGAAACAGTCAATTTCGGTCTCGTTTCCGACGCGCTTGATCAGAGGGCCGCCGTTCTGACCGATATCGATAAGCAGATAGAAAAACTGGAACAGGAACGAATAGCCATAGCCGACAGGACCCGATTGCTCGCTGGCCGGGAAGTGCGCAATGCCCTCATATCCATTTCCGCTGCGGTTCTTCTCGTTTTCAGTTTATCGCTCATTCTTATCCGGATCATCGTCACTCCCGTGAAGAGGACGGCCCGCCGTCTCAGGAAGATTGCCGAGGGGGAAGGGGATCTTACCAGTCTCCTCACCGTAACCTCCCGGGATGAACTGGGGGATCTGGCCGGGCATTTCAACAGTTTCCTGGAAAGGCTTAAGGGAATCGTTCTCAATATTAAAGACGGTGCGGAAGTCAATCTCGAACTGGAAAAGCAGCTTGTCTCTTCGGGAGACAGAACTGTGGAATCCATAAACCATATCAGAGAAAGCCTGGACAGCATCACCGGTCAGATCGATCAGTTCAGCAGAACCATTGACGGTTCCATAACGGTTGTCCGGCAGATCAGCGCCAATATTACCTCTCTCAACACTCAGGCTGCCGAACAGTCCGCCATGGCTGAGGAATCTTCAGCCGCGGTAACACAAATGATCGCTTCAATGGAAAATGTGGCCCTTATTACGGAAAAGAAAAAAGATGCGGCGGCGTATCTGACAGACAACGCCTTAAAAGGGCGGGAAATGCTCGATGAAACCGTGGGAGCCGTAGAGGAAATCTACAGCAATATCGATGATATTTCCGCTATGACCGATATTATTTCCGGGATAGCTTCCCAGACGAATCTGCTGTCAATGAATGCCGCCATAGAAGCGGCACATGCAGGAGATGCCGGCAAGGGATTCGCCGTCGTAGCTGATGAAATACGGAAACTGGCGGAAACAACCGGGGAGAACTCAACGGAAATCGCCAAAGTTCTTCAGAAAGTCATAGAGAAAATAAAATCAGCTGTGGATATGAGCGGAAAAACCCAGTCCGCCTTTGAAACCATAGAACGGGAAATCAGCGATGTTATCTCCGCACTCGATGAAATCAGCACAAGTACCCATGAATTGAAAAGCGGCGGAGGACAGATTCTTGAAGCTATGACCGTTCTGCGTGATTCATCGGTATCTGTGAAAAATTCTGTTGATGATATCGATAAGGGGTCCGATGAGATGGAGGAATCCATGGGATCGGTTCGCCACCTTTCAGACCTTGTCATTCAGGAGATAGAAGGGATTGGAACCGGAATGGAAAGCATTAAGGCCGCTGCTGATGAAGTGAGAACCATCTCGTCGAAAATGAGTGAGTCCGTATCGGTTATGGCTGAAGAAGTCAACAAATTCAAAACCTGA
- the tyrS gene encoding tyrosine--tRNA ligase: MNLKTEVERQMKILSSGTVEIIPENELREKISHSLLKGEPLRVKVGIDPTSPHVHIGHMVIYGKLRQFQDLGHKAVLVIGDYTARIGDPTGRNRERAPLSEEDVLRNSRTYRDQIFKIVDESKTEVHFQSEGFDSLTLQDILNTASAFSTAHMLTHETFRKRLEKGDRLSLHELFYPVLQAWDSLLIKSDVELGGMDQKFNILCGRDLQKNRGMTPQAALFMPLLEGTDGRKMSKSFGNHIPVDADPQDMFGKVMSIKDDLILPWFSLAAQRSSQELSLLKVRLEKENPRDVKMELASEIVSLYHGTEKAERCRLGFISQFSRRELPEEIPLFFIDPKGMKITGILKESGLLPSISEARRLIIQGGLKIDGDPVRDPDFILRPVIDTFIIIKAGKRKYLKVKGR, translated from the coding sequence ATGAATCTGAAGACAGAAGTGGAAAGGCAGATGAAGATATTATCTTCGGGCACAGTTGAAATCATTCCGGAGAACGAGTTGAGGGAGAAAATTAGCCACTCTCTGCTGAAAGGAGAGCCTCTCAGAGTGAAGGTTGGCATCGATCCGACATCTCCTCATGTGCACATCGGCCATATGGTGATATACGGAAAACTCAGGCAGTTTCAGGATCTGGGTCATAAAGCCGTCCTTGTAATCGGAGATTACACAGCGAGGATCGGAGACCCCACGGGCCGCAATAGGGAAAGGGCGCCCTTGTCTGAAGAAGATGTACTCAGGAACAGCCGAACCTACAGAGATCAGATTTTCAAAATCGTCGATGAATCGAAAACGGAAGTCCATTTCCAGAGCGAGGGTTTTGACTCGCTGACTCTTCAGGACATTCTGAACACGGCATCAGCTTTTTCGACAGCCCATATGTTGACCCATGAAACATTCAGGAAACGACTGGAGAAAGGAGACAGACTCTCTCTCCATGAATTATTTTATCCCGTCCTTCAGGCATGGGATTCCCTGCTGATAAAATCCGATGTAGAACTTGGCGGGATGGATCAGAAATTCAACATTCTCTGCGGCAGGGATCTGCAGAAAAACAGAGGGATGACTCCTCAGGCCGCTCTCTTTATGCCTCTGCTGGAGGGAACAGACGGGAGGAAAATGTCCAAGAGTTTCGGCAATCACATTCCGGTCGATGCCGATCCGCAGGATATGTTCGGAAAAGTCATGTCAATTAAAGATGATCTTATCCTTCCCTGGTTTTCCCTGGCGGCACAGCGAAGCAGCCAAGAGCTGAGCCTTCTGAAAGTGAGGTTGGAGAAGGAAAATCCGAGAGATGTAAAAATGGAACTCGCTTCTGAAATCGTCAGTCTCTATCACGGAACTGAAAAAGCGGAAAGGTGCCGTCTTGGTTTTATCAGTCAATTCAGCCGCCGCGAGCTCCCGGAAGAGATTCCCCTATTTTTCATAGATCCTAAGGGGATGAAGATCACCGGTATTTTAAAAGAATCAGGACTCCTTCCTTCCATAAGCGAAGCGAGAAGGCTGATTATCCAGGGGGGATTGAAAATTGATGGCGACCCGGTCAGAGATCCGGATTTCATATTGAGACCTGTAATTGACACTTTTATAATTATTAAAGCGGGCAAACGGAAATACCTGAAGGTAAAGGGAAGATAA
- the ade gene encoding adenine deaminase — translation MKSGDMKKLIKTASGEIPADLVLKNGSIVNVFSGEILKGDIAVCDGKVAAVSYAGESDITYEGLEVIDLQGKTIVPGLIDAHVHIESSMGTPENFASIVIPHGTTTVIADCHEIANVCGNDGIRYMMNASDNTPLDVFFMIPSCVPATPFEDAGAKIRIEDMKHFIDDKRVKGLGEMMDYPGVLQGRSDIMDKLTLAVNHGKFVDGHGPTLTGKALSAYAVAGIKTDHECSSLEEMRDRLRAGMYVLIREGSAASDLKELIKGVNESNSRRCCFCTDDRQAEDIIHIGHIDNNVRLALKAGVDPVSVIRIATINSAECYGLKGKGAIAPGYDADFLITDNLKDFNVESVYINGILSAEKGEYKFSIDSLEDRHVLYTVHLQSIDKEVFKLKMSSDSANVISMKPGSLITEKVVRKVKRDKEGYFSEGDGCDLIKVAVIERHKGPGYIGLGLLENYGLKGGAVASSIAHDSHNIVVAGDNDEDMIRAVRELKECGGGITVVSGGKVLDTLELPIAGLMTSMDSGKLAEKLNSMIELARKELCINPAMDPFMTLAFLALPVIPDIKLTDRGLFDVKTFSFIDVSV, via the coding sequence ATGAAAAGCGGAGATATGAAAAAGTTGATAAAAACAGCTTCGGGTGAAATTCCTGCCGATCTGGTTCTGAAAAACGGTTCTATAGTCAATGTCTTTTCAGGCGAAATCCTGAAAGGGGATATAGCGGTCTGCGACGGAAAGGTCGCGGCCGTATCTTATGCCGGAGAGAGCGATATCACATATGAAGGGCTTGAAGTTATCGATCTGCAGGGGAAAACGATTGTTCCCGGACTGATTGATGCCCATGTCCATATTGAAAGCTCAATGGGAACGCCGGAGAATTTTGCTTCCATTGTCATACCTCACGGAACCACGACGGTTATCGCGGACTGCCACGAAATCGCCAATGTCTGCGGGAACGACGGAATCCGTTATATGATGAACGCATCGGATAACACACCTCTCGATGTTTTTTTTATGATACCTTCCTGTGTTCCCGCCACTCCTTTCGAAGATGCCGGAGCGAAAATCCGCATCGAGGATATGAAACATTTCATTGATGACAAGCGGGTCAAGGGGCTGGGGGAAATGATGGATTACCCCGGTGTCCTGCAAGGACGAAGCGATATTATGGATAAGCTGACTCTTGCGGTCAATCACGGGAAATTTGTCGACGGACACGGACCGACCCTGACGGGAAAAGCTCTCAGCGCCTATGCTGTCGCGGGAATAAAAACAGACCATGAGTGCAGCAGTCTGGAGGAAATGCGCGACCGGCTCCGTGCGGGAATGTATGTGCTGATCCGGGAGGGTTCGGCGGCCTCGGATCTGAAAGAGCTTATCAAAGGTGTTAACGAAAGCAATTCGCGGCGCTGCTGCTTCTGCACAGATGACAGACAGGCGGAGGATATTATCCATATCGGCCATATCGATAATAATGTCCGACTGGCTCTGAAAGCGGGAGTGGATCCTGTGTCGGTCATCCGCATCGCCACAATCAATTCCGCCGAGTGTTACGGGCTGAAAGGCAAAGGGGCCATTGCTCCCGGGTATGATGCCGATTTTCTCATAACGGATAATCTGAAGGATTTTAATGTTGAATCGGTCTATATCAATGGAATTCTCTCCGCGGAAAAGGGCGAATATAAGTTTTCGATCGATTCGCTGGAAGACAGGCATGTCCTTTATACTGTGCATCTTCAGTCTATCGATAAAGAAGTGTTCAAACTGAAAATGTCATCGGATTCGGCCAATGTTATTTCCATGAAACCCGGCAGTCTCATAACGGAAAAAGTCGTCCGCAAAGTGAAACGGGACAAAGAGGGCTATTTTTCCGAAGGGGATGGATGTGATCTGATCAAAGTCGCCGTTATCGAAAGGCACAAAGGCCCGGGCTATATCGGTCTGGGACTTCTGGAAAACTACGGTCTGAAAGGGGGAGCAGTCGCCTCATCCATCGCTCATGACTCCCATAATATCGTCGTGGCCGGAGATAATGATGAGGATATGATCCGGGCCGTCCGGGAATTGAAGGAATGCGGAGGCGGAATCACCGTCGTATCCGGCGGGAAAGTTCTCGATACGCTTGAACTTCCCATTGCCGGGCTGATGACTTCCATGGACAGCGGCAAACTGGCGGAAAAGCTCAACAGCATGATCGAACTGGCCAGGAAAGAGCTTTGCATCAACCCCGCGATGGATCCCTTTATGACTCTCGCCTTCCTGGCTCTGCCGGTTATTCCCGATATCAAGCTGACGGATCGCGGACTGTTCGATGTGAAGACGTTTTCCTTTATAGATGTCAGTGTGTGA
- a CDS encoding GNAT family N-acetyltransferase produces the protein MDFVKCSQAADHQIFEAFSRGFSDYIIKFDMSEDFFFDHFFGAEGNRRELSWLALEDGKPAGLVLGGIRSFDGLKTMRCGTMCVVPEYRRKKVAAGLLEQHRQTALESGCDQLFLECIEGNDRALAFYRKAGYETRHHLHYFLCENPGEISSPSISSPIETLTPEEIRSLRSESGVHWNWQNEMEYLEKEGAEFSGIRENGFPVAGIAHKDRRIQFLYVAEPYRRRGYALSLIASFAQGKEKLTVSFPDNPGLEGFYENNGFRREPIRQEEMYLDLRF, from the coding sequence ATGGACTTTGTCAAATGCAGCCAAGCAGCGGATCATCAGATATTTGAAGCTTTCAGCAGGGGATTCTCTGATTACATTATCAAGTTTGACATGTCGGAGGATTTTTTCTTCGATCACTTTTTCGGTGCCGAAGGCAACAGGCGGGAACTCTCATGGCTGGCGCTCGAAGATGGGAAGCCGGCAGGTCTCGTCCTGGGAGGAATCCGCAGTTTTGACGGTCTGAAAACCATGCGCTGCGGAACCATGTGCGTCGTTCCGGAATACCGTAGAAAAAAAGTGGCTGCCGGGCTTCTGGAGCAGCACAGGCAAACGGCTCTTGAATCAGGTTGCGACCAGCTCTTTCTGGAGTGCATCGAAGGTAATGACCGGGCTCTGGCATTCTACCGCAAGGCGGGTTATGAGACCAGGCACCATCTTCACTATTTCCTCTGTGAGAATCCCGGAGAGATAAGCTCCCCATCCATATCATCCCCTATAGAAACTCTGACACCTGAAGAGATAAGATCCCTGAGGTCGGAATCCGGGGTTCACTGGAACTGGCAGAATGAAATGGAATACCTGGAAAAGGAAGGCGCCGAGTTCTCCGGTATACGGGAAAACGGATTCCCCGTAGCGGGAATCGCCCATAAAGACAGGAGAATACAATTTCTCTACGTGGCAGAGCCCTACAGGCGGAGGGGCTATGCCTTATCGCTTATCGCTTCCTTCGCTCAGGGAAAAGAAAAACTGACTGTCAGCTTCCCCGACAACCCCGGCCTTGAAGGATTCTATGAGAATAACGGTTTCCGCCGGGAGCCGATCCGTCAGGAAGAAATGTACCTCGATCTCAGGTTTTGA
- a CDS encoding DUF885 domain-containing protein has product MKIRSISLVAIIVVLLSCESHFEKSYDFSGLTFSEYLDRTYSALLKTYPEMVTELGLDRELGLDGRELDNWDEDFLKQREKLEREILSGLDGYDPGKLTEEDEISYHIYRYYIEDLVEGQKFRHHNYLVHYMLTGINVSTEQFFTEIIPVNSPVDAEKYISRLKAVLPKMKQIERQLEIQEEKGIILPLSLSGAALNSLRSVSRQKPSNCTFYTAFEKKLTQAGIDEARKRALLTEAEEACRESVIPGYKLLENKLISQQTSAPGETGVVHLPDGKAFYEYALKHHSSSTMSPREIHETGLEELRNIHEEMKDLFGRLGYDKSFTVSELYRNLERNNQKLSGNEVVEEHRRLISEAMDWMKGYFSQFPPSGIEVKADSFGGFYIPPSYDNSRPGVFYASTGTVGSFTLPTLTFHETYPGHHYQISLAGSMDLPLFRRQAFFTGYLEGWALYSEYLMDETGYYGDDIPARLGYLQAQAFRAARLVVDTGLHLYGWDMGKATEFFMENTGFDKGFSTNQVYRYLVWPGQAASYYSGFLELRNILDEEKSRRGDRFDYKSHHDRIINNGPMPLAILKEEIFPNE; this is encoded by the coding sequence ATCTTGACCGGACATACAGCGCGTTATTAAAGACCTATCCCGAAATGGTAACCGAACTGGGACTGGATAGAGAGTTAGGTCTGGACGGAAGGGAACTGGACAACTGGGATGAGGACTTTCTTAAACAACGGGAAAAGCTGGAAAGGGAAATTCTCTCCGGGCTGGACGGTTATGACCCCGGAAAATTGACCGAAGAGGATGAAATATCCTACCACATTTATCGCTATTACATCGAAGATCTTGTGGAGGGGCAGAAATTCAGGCATCACAATTACCTGGTCCATTATATGCTTACGGGAATCAATGTTTCGACGGAACAGTTCTTTACAGAGATTATTCCCGTCAATTCTCCCGTCGATGCGGAAAAATATATCAGCAGACTGAAAGCCGTCTTGCCCAAAATGAAACAAATTGAGAGGCAACTGGAAATTCAGGAGGAAAAAGGGATTATTCTGCCGCTTTCTCTATCCGGAGCGGCTCTGAACAGTCTTAGATCGGTCAGCCGCCAGAAACCTTCGAACTGCACCTTTTACACTGCATTTGAAAAAAAACTGACACAAGCCGGAATAGATGAAGCCCGGAAAAGGGCTTTACTGACCGAAGCGGAAGAAGCCTGCCGGGAGTCTGTTATTCCCGGATACAAACTTCTGGAAAACAAGCTCATCAGTCAGCAGACTTCAGCTCCGGGTGAAACGGGAGTGGTTCATCTTCCCGACGGCAAAGCTTTTTACGAATATGCCTTAAAGCACCACAGCAGCAGCACTATGAGCCCCCGGGAAATACATGAAACAGGCCTGGAGGAGCTCAGAAACATCCATGAGGAGATGAAAGATCTATTCGGCCGGCTGGGTTATGATAAGAGCTTCACCGTCAGCGAATTATATAGAAATCTGGAAAGAAATAACCAAAAACTGTCGGGGAATGAGGTTGTGGAAGAACACCGCAGACTAATCAGCGAAGCCATGGACTGGATGAAAGGCTATTTCTCACAGTTCCCTCCATCGGGAATCGAAGTAAAAGCGGACAGCTTCGGCGGTTTTTATATTCCTCCGTCTTATGACAATTCCCGTCCCGGTGTTTTTTATGCCTCAACAGGGACTGTCGGTTCTTTCACACTGCCGACTCTGACCTTTCATGAAACTTACCCGGGGCACCACTACCAGATATCCCTTGCGGGATCGATGGATCTGCCCCTGTTCCGGAGACAGGCTTTTTTTACAGGTTATCTGGAAGGATGGGCCCTTTATTCCGAGTACCTGATGGATGAAACAGGCTATTACGGTGATGATATTCCGGCACGTCTAGGATATCTGCAGGCGCAGGCATTCCGGGCCGCGCGCCTTGTCGTCGACACAGGCCTTCACTTATATGGTTGGGATATGGGAAAAGCAACAGAATTCTTTATGGAAAATACAGGGTTCGACAAAGGTTTTTCTACAAATCAGGTATACCGGTATCTGGTATGGCCCGGACAGGCGGCATCCTATTACAGCGGATTTCTTGAGTTGCGCAATATACTCGATGAGGAGAAAAGCCGCCGGGGAGATCGTTTCGACTATAAATCCCATCATGACCGGATTATAAACAACGGCCCCATGCCTCTTGCCATTCTGAAGGAGGAGATTTTCCCCAATGAATAG